The following are encoded in a window of Lacinutrix sp. WUR7 genomic DNA:
- a CDS encoding OmpA family protein: protein MATNLLNLFKEQLSGDVISNVSNLLGGENNDTIQKGLMAAAPALLGGIMDKASTTEGASSIFSMLGDGSELGNLSNAIGAGGEKSDGFLNKGLDFVKNILGDKASGVIDIISSVSGMDKNGSSSILNVAGSVLGGVLGKQKASGMDVGSFVGLLSNQGSFLDKYAPAGLTSLLGLASFSGISDKLGSLASGALGIAGDTGKAALDGAGKVIGGASDLASNAGKAAYDGAGKVVGGAADLAGNAGKAAFDGASNVAGAAASTASDAVNAGGSLIKKILPWVIGLLALLFVFFFIKGCDSDSSIMDNVSNAASETTGTVKGAANSATDATGNMVDAAGNAVNNTVDAAGNVVSNTVDTAGNAVDAAGNAISNVAGGIVDASGKVVNAFGDAIGAFFSFKLPNGTALSIPEGGFEDNFLSYIKEGRFRNGKHYAFDRLYFNTGSDSLNANSMNQIENVVAIMKGYPKVNILFRGHTDNTGSVEGNNKLSSSRALSVKNKLVEMGIAASRISTKGLGSVEPIGDNATPEGRAKNRRIDVSVVK from the coding sequence ATGGCAACGAATCTATTAAACTTATTTAAAGAACAATTATCTGGAGATGTTATTAGCAATGTTTCAAATCTATTAGGAGGAGAAAACAATGACACTATTCAAAAAGGACTAATGGCTGCTGCACCTGCATTATTAGGTGGTATTATGGACAAAGCTTCTACAACAGAAGGAGCTTCTTCTATATTCAGTATGCTTGGTGATGGAAGTGAATTAGGTAATTTATCTAATGCTATTGGAGCAGGTGGTGAAAAATCAGATGGGTTTTTAAATAAAGGATTAGATTTTGTTAAAAATATATTAGGAGATAAAGCTTCGGGGGTAATTGATATTATTAGCTCTGTGTCTGGAATGGACAAAAACGGATCCTCTTCTATCTTAAATGTTGCTGGTTCTGTACTTGGTGGTGTTTTAGGAAAACAAAAAGCTTCAGGAATGGATGTAGGTTCTTTTGTTGGTTTATTATCAAACCAAGGAAGTTTCTTAGATAAATATGCTCCTGCAGGGTTAACTTCACTATTAGGTTTAGCTTCTTTTTCTGGTATTTCAGATAAATTAGGAAGCTTAGCTAGTGGTGCTTTAGGAATTGCTGGTGATACAGGAAAAGCTGCTTTAGATGGTGCTGGTAAAGTTATTGGTGGCGCTTCGGATTTGGCTAGTAATGCTGGGAAAGCTGCATATGATGGTGCTGGAAAAGTAGTTGGTGGCGCTGCAGATTTAGCAGGAAATGCTGGGAAAGCAGCCTTTGATGGAGCTAGTAATGTTGCTGGAGCTGCTGCAAGTACCGCTTCTGATGCGGTTAATGCAGGTGGTTCTTTAATTAAAAAAATATTACCATGGGTAATTGGTTTATTAGCATTATTATTTGTTTTCTTTTTTATAAAAGGATGTGATAGCGATTCATCTATAATGGATAACGTAAGTAACGCAGCTAGTGAAACTACTGGAACAGTAAAAGGAGCAGCAAATTCTGCTACAGATGCTACCGGAAATATGGTGGACGCTGCTGGTAATGCGGTTAACAATACTGTGGATGCTGCTGGAAATGTAGTAAGCAACACTGTAGATACAGCAGGAAACGCTGTAGATGCTGCTGGTAATGCAATTAGTAATGTAGCTGGAGGTATTGTAGATGCTTCCGGTAAAGTAGTAAATGCCTTTGGTGATGCGATTGGTGCATTCTTTAGTTTTAAATTACCAAATGGAACAGCGTTAAGTATACCAGAAGGTGGTTTTGAAGATAACTTCTTAAGTTACATTAAAGAAGGTAGATTTAGAAATGGAAAACATTATGCCTTTGATAGATTATATTTTAATACTGGTTCTGATTCTTTAAATGCAAATTCAATGAATCAAATTGAAAATGTTGTGGCTATTATGAAAGGATATCCTAAAGTAAATATTTTATTTAGAGGACATACAGACAACACTGGATCTGTAGAAGGAAACAACAAATTATCTTCAAGTAGAGCATTATCTGTTAAAAATAAATTAGTAGAAATGGGAATTGCAGCTAGTCGTATTAGCACAAAAGGATTGGGTTCTGTAGAACCAATTGGTGATAATGCAACTCCAGAAGGAAGAGCAAAAAACAGAAGAATAGACGTTTCTGTAGTAAAATAG
- the bshA gene encoding N-acetyl-alpha-D-glucosaminyl L-malate synthase BshA encodes MKIGIVCYPTFGGSGVVATELGIQLSKRGHEIHFITYNQPVRLELLGNNVHYHEVNVPEYPLFHYQPYELALSSKLVDMVKLHKIEVLHVHYAIPHAYAAYMAQKMLREEDIYVPIVTTLHGTDITLVGSHPFYKPAVTFSINKSDAVTAVSQSLKDDTLRLFDIKNEIDVVTNFIDVSKYNHGFTDCQRGMMANDDEKIITHISNFRPVKRIEDIVHVFYNIQKEIPAKLMMVGEGPEKEKAELLCEKLGISEKVVFFGQSNEIDKILCFSDLFLLPSETESFGLAALEAMVSGVPVISSNTGGIPEVNIQGVTGFLSNVGDVEEMSKNAIYILSDPERLNTFKANAKREAAKFDIHNIVPQYEAIYERTLSRCLIKD; translated from the coding sequence ATGAAAATAGGAATTGTTTGTTACCCAACATTTGGAGGAAGTGGAGTAGTAGCCACAGAATTAGGTATTCAATTATCTAAACGTGGTCATGAAATTCATTTTATAACCTATAACCAGCCCGTTAGACTGGAATTGTTAGGTAACAATGTGCATTATCATGAAGTGAATGTGCCAGAATATCCTTTATTTCATTACCAACCTTATGAACTTGCGTTGTCTAGTAAGTTAGTAGATATGGTGAAGCTTCATAAAATTGAAGTGTTACATGTGCATTACGCTATTCCGCATGCCTATGCAGCATATATGGCGCAAAAAATGTTACGCGAAGAAGATATTTATGTGCCAATAGTTACTACGCTTCACGGAACAGATATTACACTAGTTGGTTCGCACCCTTTTTATAAACCAGCAGTGACTTTTAGTATAAATAAATCAGATGCGGTAACCGCAGTTTCTCAAAGTTTAAAAGACGATACGCTACGTTTGTTTGATATTAAAAACGAAATTGATGTAGTTACTAATTTTATTGACGTAAGTAAGTATAATCATGGTTTTACAGATTGTCAAAGAGGTATGATGGCAAACGATGATGAAAAAATAATTACACACATTAGTAATTTTCGTCCTGTAAAAAGAATTGAAGATATTGTTCATGTATTTTATAACATTCAAAAAGAAATACCAGCAAAATTAATGATGGTTGGTGAAGGTCCTGAAAAGGAAAAAGCAGAATTATTATGCGAAAAACTTGGTATTTCTGAAAAAGTAGTCTTTTTTGGTCAGAGTAACGAAATAGATAAAATTCTTTGCTTTAGTGATTTGTTTTTACTTCCTAGTGAAACCGAAAGTTTTGGTCTTGCAGCCTTAGAAGCTATGGTTTCGGGTGTTCCAGTAATATCTAGTAATACTGGAGGAATACCAGAAGTAAATATACAAGGGGTTACAGGTTTTTTAAGTAATGTTGGAGATGTGGAAGAAATGTCTAAAAATGCAATCTATATTTTAAGTGATCCCGAAAGATTAAATACGTTTAAAGCAAATGCAAAAAGGGAAGCTGCAAAGTTCGATATACACAATATTGTTCCGCAATACGAAGCTATTTATGAAAGAACACTTAGTAGATGTTTAATTAAAGATTAA
- a CDS encoding glycoside hydrolase family 3 N-terminal domain-containing protein — protein sequence MRRHYILFSILFFPIFSHAQEYNPLLKGDGISQNKWVDSVYNSMTLPEKIGQLFMVQVFSNQDAKNKAKVVDLIIKQKIGGVIYSNGGPVRQAKLNNELQAASKIPLLVGMDAEWGLSMRLDSTYAFPWNMTLGAIKNKQLVEQTGRQIGEHCKRLGVHFNFAPVVDINTNPKNPIIGNRSFGEDRDNVTEKALAFMKGMQSAGVLANAKHFPGHGDTESDSHKTLPSVLFDEKRIDSVELYPYRKLIKEGLSSVMVAHLNVPSLESREGFPSSLSKHIVTDILKERLGFKGLIFTDALTMKGAADYIEKSLDGNTTKELQTGGEIDLMSFLAGNDVMLMSEDPAKGIAKFMDAFGKGKITEERLAHSVKKILQAKYKVGLNNYSPIGTTNLIADLNRIKDDALYEDLFENAITVAENKAGILPLQQLETKSIAYVKFGDADGTAFYNELKKYTRVHEIKADNLEGLLNKLKPYNTVIIGLHRSNDNPWKSYKFTEKELKWLIEIAKNNTVILDIFVKPYALLDIDPINNIKSVVVSYQNSEIAQQKSAQIIFGALPAKGTLPVSAGIDFAVGQGDLYNEISRLSYTIPERVGMSSSRLKKIDSIANHAVNGGMTPGIQLLVARKGKVIYNKNFGKHSYSKNGEKVKFEDIYDVASLTKILGTLPLLMELEEQGIVSLDSKLSEMLPEYKTSNKKDVTIKRMLSHYARLKPWIPFYYATLDSVTKRPDPKYYRKHFDPEFSVKVADELYMRKDYKDSIQEIIKDTDLLSRQRYRYSDLPYYILKKFIEEHYDKPLDELAKDHFFESLGANYTMYNPNNKVSNRNIVPTEEDDYYRYQKIQGYVHDMGAAMQGGVGGHAGIFSNANDVAKIMQMYLQKGFYGGKRYLKPETIDKFNTCYYCDDNNRRGIGFDKPQLGDSGPTCGCISMTSFGHSGFTGTYAWADPEEEIVYVFLANRTYPKAGKNLLLREDIRTNIQAAIYEAIKD from the coding sequence ATGCGTCGTCACTATATATTATTTTCCATATTATTTTTTCCCATTTTTAGTCATGCTCAAGAGTATAATCCGCTTTTAAAAGGGGATGGTATTTCTCAAAATAAATGGGTAGATAGCGTTTATAATAGCATGACGCTACCAGAGAAAATCGGACAACTTTTTATGGTGCAGGTGTTTTCTAATCAGGATGCTAAAAATAAAGCCAAGGTTGTAGATTTAATTATCAAACAAAAAATTGGTGGTGTAATCTATTCTAACGGCGGACCAGTAAGGCAAGCGAAACTAAATAACGAATTACAAGCAGCTTCCAAAATCCCTTTATTGGTTGGTATGGATGCCGAATGGGGTTTAAGCATGCGCTTAGATTCTACCTATGCATTTCCTTGGAATATGACACTTGGAGCTATTAAAAATAAGCAATTAGTAGAGCAAACAGGAAGACAAATAGGAGAGCATTGCAAACGATTAGGGGTGCATTTTAATTTTGCTCCTGTTGTAGATATTAATACCAATCCGAAAAATCCAATTATTGGAAATCGCTCTTTTGGTGAAGACAGAGATAATGTAACCGAAAAAGCCTTGGCTTTTATGAAAGGTATGCAAAGTGCTGGAGTTTTAGCAAACGCAAAACATTTCCCAGGTCATGGAGATACCGAAAGCGATTCGCATAAAACCTTACCATCGGTTCTTTTTGATGAAAAACGCATCGATTCTGTAGAGCTATATCCGTATCGAAAATTAATAAAAGAAGGCTTATCTAGCGTGATGGTAGCGCATTTAAATGTTCCAAGTTTAGAGAGCAGAGAAGGGTTTCCTTCTTCCTTATCGAAACATATTGTTACTGATATCTTAAAAGAACGTTTAGGTTTTAAAGGTTTAATATTTACAGATGCATTAACCATGAAAGGAGCTGCAGATTATATTGAAAAATCTTTGGATGGAAATACTACAAAGGAATTACAAACAGGAGGAGAAATCGATTTAATGTCGTTTTTAGCTGGTAATGATGTGATGCTAATGTCTGAAGATCCAGCAAAAGGAATCGCTAAATTTATGGATGCTTTCGGTAAAGGGAAAATTACGGAAGAACGCTTAGCGCATTCGGTTAAAAAGATATTACAAGCAAAATATAAAGTCGGCTTAAATAATTATTCCCCAATTGGAACTACAAATCTAATTGCAGATTTAAATAGAATAAAAGATGATGCTTTATATGAAGATCTTTTTGAAAATGCCATTACGGTTGCAGAAAATAAAGCAGGAATCTTACCATTGCAACAGCTAGAAACGAAAAGCATTGCGTATGTAAAGTTTGGTGACGCAGATGGTACTGCTTTTTATAATGAACTAAAAAAATATACACGAGTACACGAAATTAAAGCAGATAATTTAGAGGGACTTTTAAATAAGCTTAAGCCATATAACACGGTTATTATTGGTTTGCATCGATCTAACGATAATCCTTGGAAAAGCTACAAGTTCACAGAAAAAGAACTAAAATGGCTAATCGAAATTGCTAAAAACAATACGGTTATACTGGACATTTTTGTAAAACCTTATGCGCTTTTAGATATAGATCCAATTAACAATATTAAGAGTGTTGTTGTTAGTTATCAAAATAGCGAAATCGCACAACAAAAATCGGCACAGATTATATTTGGAGCATTACCAGCAAAAGGTACTTTGCCTGTTTCCGCAGGAATTGATTTTGCTGTTGGTCAAGGAGATTTATATAATGAAATTAGCAGATTGTCCTATACCATTCCAGAACGTGTTGGTATGAGTTCTTCTAGATTGAAGAAAATAGATTCTATTGCAAATCATGCTGTAAATGGCGGAATGACACCAGGAATTCAATTGCTAGTAGCTAGAAAAGGAAAAGTGATTTATAATAAAAACTTTGGAAAACATAGCTATAGCAAAAATGGAGAAAAAGTAAAATTTGAGGATATTTATGATGTTGCTTCCTTAACTAAAATACTAGGAACATTGCCATTGCTAATGGAATTAGAAGAACAAGGAATCGTTTCCTTAGATAGTAAGTTGTCTGAGATGCTTCCAGAATATAAAACGTCCAACAAAAAAGATGTAACGATTAAAAGAATGCTTTCGCATTATGCAAGATTAAAACCTTGGATTCCTTTTTATTATGCAACATTAGATTCCGTTACAAAACGTCCTGATCCAAAATACTATAGAAAACATTTTGATCCAGAATTCAGTGTTAAAGTAGCAGATGAATTGTACATGCGTAAAGATTATAAAGATTCTATTCAGGAAATAATTAAAGATACCGACTTACTTTCTAGACAACGTTATCGCTATAGTGATTTACCTTATTACATTTTAAAGAAATTTATTGAGGAACATTACGACAAACCATTAGATGAATTGGCTAAAGATCATTTTTTCGAATCATTAGGTGCAAATTATACCATGTATAATCCTAATAATAAGGTAAGTAATAGAAATATTGTTCCCACGGAAGAAGACGATTACTATAGATACCAAAAAATTCAAGGATATGTACATGATATGGGAGCGGCAATGCAAGGTGGCGTTGGTGGTCATGCTGGTATTTTTAGTAATGCCAATGATGTTGCTAAAATCATGCAAATGTATTTGCAAAAAGGATTTTATGGTGGTAAGCGCTATTTAAAACCAGAAACCATAGATAAGTTTAATACTTGTTATTATTGTGACGACAATAATAGAAGAGGTATTGGTTTCGATAAACCGCAATTAGGAGATTCTGGACCAACTTGTGGTTGTATTTCTATGACGAGTTTTGGGCATTCCGGATTTACAGGAACTTACGCTTGGGCAGATCCAGAAGAAGAAATTGTTTATGTCTTTTTAGCAAATAGAACCTATCCAAAAGCTGGAAAGAACCTATTGCTACGAGAAGATATTAGAACCAATATTCAAGCGGCTATTTACGAAGCTATTAAAGATTAA
- a CDS encoding DUF3570 domain-containing protein, protein MKNILTLVVLFAIGNTFAQQDSTAVYKKRVLETTEVDFLTSYYSQDGDNASVTGGIGSEELTDFTPTLIVSLPLSADEVLTIDAGISSYSSASSSNLDPFDGASEGSPWVASSGASQQDTWASLNVGYSHSSDDRNNIWSANVSFANEFDYTSIGFGGGFAKLFNEKNTEIGVKANVYLDTWKPVYPIELDAFKQTKGNLNQGFFQGIDILDQNGSVSTNWSPVTGFDLIKDKARNSYSLSFSFSQILSKKAQMALFFDLVKQDGWLANPMQRVYFGDVDNYYVGNAASIANYTSSSNKDVFQLADDIERLPDSRFKIPLGMRFNYYINETISLRTYYRYYFDDWGINSHTANVELPIKITSKFTLYPSYRFYNQTAADYFAPYEENVSTSEFYTSDYDLSKFSANQYGFGVSYTDIFTNFKIWKFGLKNVDFKYHNYKRNTGLSANIFAIGFKFVMD, encoded by the coding sequence ATGAAAAATATTTTAACCTTAGTAGTTTTATTTGCAATTGGAAACACTTTTGCACAGCAAGATTCTACAGCGGTATATAAAAAACGTGTTTTAGAAACTACAGAAGTAGATTTTCTAACGAGTTATTATTCGCAAGATGGCGATAATGCATCTGTTACAGGAGGAATTGGATCTGAAGAATTAACCGATTTTACGCCAACATTAATTGTTAGTTTGCCATTAAGCGCAGATGAAGTTTTAACTATTGATGCAGGGATTTCTTCTTATTCTTCTGCTTCTTCAAGTAATTTAGATCCATTTGATGGGGCTAGTGAAGGTAGTCCTTGGGTAGCTTCTTCGGGTGCTTCGCAACAAGATACTTGGGCAAGTCTTAATGTAGGTTATTCGCATAGTTCAGACGATAGAAATAATATTTGGAGTGCCAATGTTTCGTTTGCTAATGAATTCGATTATACTTCTATTGGTTTTGGAGGTGGTTTCGCAAAACTCTTCAACGAGAAAAATACAGAAATAGGAGTGAAGGCTAATGTGTATTTAGATACTTGGAAACCTGTGTATCCTATTGAATTGGATGCTTTTAAACAAACGAAAGGTAATTTAAATCAAGGCTTTTTTCAAGGAATAGATATATTAGATCAAAACGGAAGCGTTAGTACAAATTGGAGTCCTGTTACTGGTTTTGATTTAATAAAGGATAAGGCCAGAAATTCGTATTCACTGTCTTTTAGCTTTTCTCAAATATTAAGTAAAAAAGCACAAATGGCGTTGTTTTTCGATTTGGTGAAACAAGATGGCTGGTTGGCAAATCCAATGCAACGTGTCTATTTTGGCGATGTAGATAACTATTATGTTGGTAATGCGGCAAGTATTGCTAATTATACTTCTTCTAGTAATAAAGATGTGTTTCAGTTGGCAGATGATATAGAAAGACTACCGGATAGTAGATTTAAAATTCCATTAGGAATGCGTTTTAATTATTATATAAACGAAACCATTTCCCTAAGAACGTATTATCGTTATTACTTTGATGATTGGGGAATTAACTCACATACAGCCAATGTAGAATTGCCTATTAAAATAACTTCCAAGTTTACACTTTATCCTTCGTATCGATTTTATAATCAGACTGCTGCAGACTATTTTGCTCCTTATGAAGAAAACGTATCTACGAGTGAATTTTATACTTCCGATTATGATTTGTCAAAATTCTCAGCCAATCAATATGGCTTCGGAGTTTCATATACCGATATTTTTACCAACTTTAAGATCTGGAAATTTGGACTGAAGAATGTCGATTTTAAATACCATAACTACAAACGAAATACAGGTTTATCAGCAAATATTTTCGCTATTGGTTTTAAGTTTGTTATGGATTAA
- a CDS encoding DUF4266 domain-containing protein, whose product MIKKGLLVIGIIVTCSSCVAVKEYEKVYINDPDMDLSQKKVDRFETNFQVYREAASGANGGKSGGGCGCN is encoded by the coding sequence ATGATTAAAAAAGGCTTATTAGTAATAGGAATTATAGTTACATGCAGTTCTTGTGTTGCTGTAAAGGAATATGAAAAAGTGTATATAAATGATCCAGATATGGATTTGTCACAAAAAAAAGTAGATCGTTTTGAAACCAACTTTCAAGTCTATCGTGAAGCGGCTTCTGGAGCAAATGGAGGTAAATCTGGTGGAGGCTGTGGTTGTAATTAA
- a CDS encoding FAD:protein FMN transferase, protein MKKSLFIVAFLAFSTAFSQEVYHRTLKLMGSRFDISVVANNKKEGEAFINIAVEEIERIEKLISSWDENSQTSLINSKAGITPVKVDAELFHLIERALKISKLTSGAFDISYASMDKIWKFDGSMTAMPSEEIIKQSVDKVGYQNILLDQKEQTVFLKRKEMKIGFGGIGKGYAADKAKILLQSKGVKAGIINASGDLNAWGKQPNNKDWMVAIVNPLNKDKVFSWLPIHNQAVVTSGNYEKYVTFNGELYSHIIDPRTGYPSKGILSVSIFTKSAELADALATSVFVMGVEVGLDFINQLKDVECIIVDGDNKIITSNHIELKQNNDD, encoded by the coding sequence TTGAAAAAGTCACTTTTCATAGTCGCTTTTTTAGCATTTTCAACTGCTTTTTCTCAAGAAGTTTACCATAGAACATTGAAGCTAATGGGAAGTCGTTTTGATATTTCAGTAGTAGCAAATAATAAAAAAGAAGGAGAAGCATTTATAAATATAGCTGTAGAAGAAATTGAAAGAATAGAAAAATTAATTTCCTCTTGGGATGAAAATTCGCAAACCTCTTTAATAAATAGTAAAGCAGGAATTACACCTGTAAAAGTAGATGCTGAATTGTTTCATTTGATTGAACGTGCTTTAAAAATTTCAAAATTGACTAGTGGCGCTTTTGATATTAGTTATGCTTCTATGGATAAAATTTGGAAGTTTGATGGTTCTATGACGGCTATGCCTTCCGAAGAAATTATAAAACAATCTGTAGATAAAGTAGGATATCAAAACATTCTCTTAGATCAGAAAGAACAAACCGTGTTTTTAAAACGTAAGGAAATGAAAATTGGGTTTGGTGGAATAGGTAAAGGTTATGCCGCAGATAAAGCTAAGATTTTATTGCAAAGCAAAGGAGTGAAAGCTGGAATTATTAATGCGTCTGGCGATTTAAACGCATGGGGAAAACAACCCAATAATAAAGATTGGATGGTTGCCATTGTAAATCCTTTAAATAAAGACAAAGTGTTTTCTTGGTTGCCAATTCATAATCAAGCTGTAGTGACTTCAGGTAATTACGAAAAATATGTCACGTTTAACGGCGAATTGTATTCGCATATAATAGATCCTAGAACCGGCTATCCTAGTAAAGGGATTTTAAGTGTTTCCATTTTTACAAAGTCAGCAGAACTAGCAGACGCTTTAGCAACTTCTGTTTTTGTAATGGGAGTAGAAGTAGGATTAGATTTTATAAATCAATTAAAAGATGTAGAGTGTATTATTGTTGATGGTGACAATAAAATTATTACATCCAACCACATAGAATTAAAGCAAAATAATGATGATTAA
- a CDS encoding thioredoxin family protein — MKKIIAVAFILFFSVSSFAQEWLTNFNEAKTLATQNNQKIILVFQGSDWCAPCIKLDKEVWSTETFQTLAKDKFVMLQADFPKRKGNKLTPELQAHNNKLSEKYNPNGYFPFVVVLNEEGTILGNSGYEKSTPKKYFNKLNSF; from the coding sequence ATGAAAAAGATAATTGCTGTTGCTTTTATACTGTTCTTTTCAGTATCCAGCTTTGCACAAGAATGGCTCACAAATTTTAACGAAGCTAAAACGTTAGCTACACAAAACAATCAAAAAATAATTTTAGTTTTTCAAGGATCCGATTGGTGTGCACCTTGCATTAAATTAGATAAAGAAGTTTGGAGTACCGAAACATTTCAAACATTAGCAAAAGATAAGTTTGTCATGTTACAAGCAGATTTTCCTAAAAGAAAAGGAAACAAATTAACTCCAGAATTACAAGCACACAATAATAAATTATCAGAGAAGTACAATCCTAATGGTTATTTTCCTTTTGTTGTTGTTTTAAATGAAGAAGGTACTATTTTAGGAAATTCGGGCTACGAAAAATCTACGCCAAAAAAATACTTTAATAAATTAAATAGCTTTTGA
- the serB gene encoding phosphoserine phosphatase SerB translates to MTNEIFLLNISGPDKPGLTSSLTGVLADYGAKILDIGQANIHDTLSLGFLFEIGSKKKSAAVLKDLLFKAYELGVTAKFTPISLEDYEKWVSLQGKDRYIVTILGEKLAAEQISEVTKVVSEQNLNIDAIKRLTGRTSLVREEEYPRASIQLSIRGKIQSKPELTAKFMQISRDLDVDIAFQEDNIYRRNRRLVCFDMDSTLIQAEVIDKLAELAGVGDEVKAITESAMQGEIDFKESFKQRMKLLKGLSEDVLHDVAVNLPITKGAKRLIDTLKKYGFKTAILSGGFTYFGHYLQKELGMDYVYANQLEIKDGVLTGGYLGDIVDGNKKAEYLKEIAIKEGIDISQTIAVGDGANDLPMLSLAGLGIAFHAKPTVKDNAQSSISSIGLDGVLYLLGYHDRHIDLIE, encoded by the coding sequence ATGACCAACGAAATTTTTTTATTAAACATTTCTGGACCAGACAAACCAGGACTAACTTCAAGTTTAACAGGTGTTTTAGCAGATTATGGAGCTAAGATTTTAGATATTGGTCAAGCAAACATTCACGATACACTTTCCTTAGGTTTCCTTTTTGAAATCGGTTCTAAAAAAAAATCAGCAGCAGTTTTAAAAGATTTACTTTTTAAAGCCTATGAACTTGGTGTGACTGCAAAATTTACTCCAATATCTCTTGAAGATTATGAGAAATGGGTTTCCCTTCAAGGTAAAGATCGGTATATCGTTACCATTTTAGGAGAAAAATTGGCGGCAGAACAAATATCGGAAGTAACGAAAGTAGTTTCAGAACAAAACCTGAATATCGATGCTATAAAAAGACTGACAGGTCGTACATCTTTGGTGAGAGAAGAGGAATATCCACGTGCATCTATTCAGCTTTCTATTCGAGGGAAAATCCAAAGCAAGCCAGAGCTTACCGCTAAATTCATGCAAATTTCTCGTGATTTAGATGTAGATATTGCTTTTCAAGAAGACAATATTTATAGACGTAACAGACGTTTAGTTTGTTTTGATATGGATTCTACATTAATTCAAGCAGAAGTTATAGATAAACTTGCTGAACTAGCCGGTGTTGGTGACGAAGTGAAAGCCATTACGGAATCTGCCATGCAAGGAGAAATAGACTTTAAAGAAAGTTTTAAACAACGCATGAAGCTGCTTAAAGGTTTAAGCGAAGATGTACTGCATGATGTTGCTGTTAATTTACCAATAACTAAAGGAGCAAAAAGACTTATAGATACTTTAAAAAAATACGGATTTAAAACAGCTATTCTTTCTGGTGGTTTTACCTATTTTGGACATTACCTACAAAAAGAATTAGGTATGGATTATGTATATGCTAATCAATTAGAGATTAAAGATGGTGTGTTAACAGGTGGTTATCTTGGTGATATTGTAGATGGTAATAAAAAAGCAGAATACCTTAAAGAAATCGCAATCAAAGAAGGTATAGATATTAGTCAGACTATTGCTGTTGGTGATGGAGCTAACGACTTACCAATGCTAAGTTTAGCTGGTTTAGGTATCGCTTTTCACGCAAAACCTACAGTAAAAGACAATGCGCAGAGTTCTATTTCTAGTATCGGATTAGATGGTGTTTTATACCTTTTAGGCTATCACGATAGACATATCGATTTAATAGAGTAA
- a CDS encoding ABC transporter ATPase, which yields MLVEFNTLPEESRVWIYQSNRSFTEQEIEEISNKLNIFVENWAAHGADLQAGYTVIYKRFIVIGLNQDMNNATGCSIDASVHFIQQLEKEYNVDLMDKMNVSYKQGEFIAYKTLTDFRKMAKDKAVSKNTIVFNNLVNTVAEFKENWEVPASESWHSRFLN from the coding sequence ATGCTAGTAGAATTTAATACATTACCTGAAGAATCTCGTGTTTGGATCTACCAATCAAACCGTTCTTTTACCGAACAAGAAATAGAAGAAATTTCAAATAAGCTAAATATATTTGTCGAAAACTGGGCGGCACATGGCGCAGATTTGCAAGCAGGATATACTGTTATTTATAAGCGTTTTATCGTTATTGGTTTAAATCAAGACATGAACAATGCAACGGGCTGTTCTATTGATGCGTCTGTTCATTTTATTCAACAATTAGAAAAAGAATACAACGTTGATTTAATGGATAAAATGAATGTTTCTTACAAGCAAGGAGAATTCATTGCATACAAGACATTAACCGATTTCAGAAAAATGGCTAAAGATAAAGCGGTTTCTAAAAACACTATTGTTTTTAATAATCTAGTAAATACGGTTGCCGAATTTAAAGAAAATTGGGAGGTGCCTGCTAGTGAGAGTTGGCATAGTAGATTTTTAAATTAA